ACACCGCGCGGCCCCGGCCCGGACCGGCAGTGCGGCCCGGCCGCCCCCCGCACCGGCCCGGCGCGCGGGTGAACCGCGTTTTTCCGCCCTCCGGCCCGCCCCGTGTGCTGGAGTGACGGGATGGACATCACACCTGGACGCCCGTACCCCCTGGGGGCGTCGTTCGACGGCGAGGGCACCAACTTCGCCCTGTTCTCCGCCTGCGCCGAACGCGTCGAACTCTGCCTGATCGACGACGACGGGAGCGAACGCCGCCTGCCGCTGAAGGAAGTCGACGGCGACGTGTGGCACGGCTACGTGCCCGGCGCGGGCCCGGGCACCCGCTACGGCTACCGGGTGCACGGCCCGTGGGACCCGGCGGCCGGGCACCGCTGCAACCCGGCGAAACTGCTCCTGGACCCGTACGCCAGGGCGATCGACGGGCAGATCGACGCCGACCCCGCCCTCTGCGGCCACCACCCCGACGACCCGGGCCGCCCCGACGACCGCGACAGCCTCGGCCACGTCCCGCTCGGCGTGGTCACCGACTCCGCGTTCGACTGGGAGGGCGACCGCCCGCCCGGCCACGCCTACCACGAGACGGTCGTCTACGAGGCGCACGTCAAGGGCATGACCCAGCGGCACCCCGACGTCCCCGAGGAACTCCGCGGCACCTACGCCGGACTCGCGCACCCCGCCGTGATCGAGCACCTCACCGCCCTCGGCGTCACCGCGATCGAACTGATGCCCGTCCACCAGTTCACCCAGGACGGCTTCCTCACCGACCGCGGCCTGTCCAACTACTGGGGCTACAACACGATCGGCTTCTTCGCCCCGCACAACGCCTACGCCGCGGCGGGCAGCCGGGGCGGACAGGTCCGCGAGTTCAAGTCCATGGTCAAGGCCCTGCACGCGGCCGGCATCGAGGTGATCCTCGACGTGGTCTACAACCACACCGCCGAGGGCAACGAGAACGGCCCCACCCTCTCCTTCCGGGGCATCGACAACGCCTCCTACTACCGGCTGGTGGACGACGACCCCGCCCACTACTTCGACACCACCGGCACCGGCAACTCGCTGCTGATGCGGCACCCCAACGTGCTCCAGCTCATCATGGACTCGCTGCGCTACTGGGTCACCGAGATGCACGTCGACGGCTTCCGCTTCGACCTGGCGGCCACCCTCGCCCGGCAGTTCCACGAGGTCGACCGGCTCTCCTCGTTCTTCGACCTGGTCCAGCAGGACCCGGTGGTCAGCCGGGTCAAACTGATCGCCGAACCCTGGGACATCGGCGACGGCGGCTACCAGGTCGGCAACTTCCCCACCCTGTGGAGCGAGTGGAACGGCCGCTACCGCGACACCGTCCGCGGCTTCTGGCGCGGCGACGACGGCACGGCCGGCGAGTTCGCCGAACGGCTGCTCGGCTCCTCCGACCTCTACCAGCACGACCGCCGCCGCCCGCGCGCCGGCATCAACTTCGCCGTCGCGCACGACGGTTTCACGCTGCGCGACCTGGTCTCCTACCACGACAAGCACAACGAGGCCAACGGCGAGGACAACCGGGACGGCGAGAGCGACAACCGCTCGTTCAACTGCGGCGCCGAGGGCCCCAGCGACGACCCGGCGGTCAACCGGCTGCGCGCCCGCCAGCAGCGCAACCTCCTCACCACCCTGATGCTCTCCCAGGGCGTCCCGATGATCGCCCACGGCGACGAGATCGGCCGCACCCAGCAGGGCAACAACAACGCCTACTGCCAGGACAGCGAACTCTCCTGGATGGACTGGGACCTCGACCCGCAGCGGCGCGAACTGCTCGACTTCACCCGCCGCGTCGTCGCCCTGCGGCACGAGCAGCCCGTCCTGCGCCGCCGCCGCTTCCTGCGCGGCCCGGACGGCCAGGACGGCCCCCCGGAGCAGGCCGAGGCCGTCTGGCTGCGCACCGACGGCGAGCTCATGAACGACGGCGACTGGGAACGCGGCGACACCCACGCCCTCGCCCTCTACCTGTCCGGCGACGGCATCCGCACCGGTGACGGCGTCCGCACCGACGGGGGCGTCCGCACCGGCGGCGACACCGAGGGCGCGGACTCCCTGCTGCTCCTGGTCAACGGCTGGTCGGGCGAGGTCGCCTTCCAACTGCCGCCCGCCGCCTTCGGCGAGAGCTGGACCACCCTGGTGGACACCGCCGACCCGGCGCTCACCGACGCCGACGAGACCGACTTCAAGGCGGGCACGACCGTCCCCCTCGAAGGCCACAGCCTGCGCGTCCTGCGCCGCGCCCACCGGAGCCCGGCCGCCTGACGGCAGCCCACCCCCGGCGGTGCCCCCCCGCCCGAGCGCGGGGCACCGCCGGCCGGTTCCGCACCGCTCGGCTTCGCACCGCTCGGTTTCGTGCCGCTCGGTTTCGCGTCGGCCGGTTTCGCGCCGGGCAGGGCGGGAATCCGGTGCGGGCGGCCGGTCGGGCGCGTTCAGGTCCTTTCGGTGGGCGGGGGTTCGTGGTGGCGGGGTCGTCGGGCGGCAGGAGACGCTGGTGGCGGGCGCTGCGGCGCACGCCGCTGACGATGTGGAACGACGACATCACCGACTTCGCGGCGGCGCTGACGTACTACGCGGTCCTGGCGGTGCTCCCGGCGCTGCTGGCCACGGTGGTGGGCTTCGCGCTGATCAGCCCGGCGGCGGCCCGGGACGCGGCGGTGCGGTTGGCGGGGCTGGTGCCCGGCCAGGCCGGGCCCGAGCTGGGCGGGGTGCTGACCCAGGCGCTGGGCGGGGGATCGGCCGGCTGGACGCTGATGGCGGCGGGCGCGGGCAGCGCGCTCTGGTCGTGCTGCAGCTACCTGGCGGTGTTCCGGCGGGCGCTGCACCGGATGCACGGCACCAGTGACCGGCGCTCCCCGTGGCGCCGGGCCCCGCGAATCGTGCTGACCGCG
This is a stretch of genomic DNA from Kitasatospora fiedleri. It encodes these proteins:
- the glgX gene encoding glycogen debranching protein GlgX, translating into MDITPGRPYPLGASFDGEGTNFALFSACAERVELCLIDDDGSERRLPLKEVDGDVWHGYVPGAGPGTRYGYRVHGPWDPAAGHRCNPAKLLLDPYARAIDGQIDADPALCGHHPDDPGRPDDRDSLGHVPLGVVTDSAFDWEGDRPPGHAYHETVVYEAHVKGMTQRHPDVPEELRGTYAGLAHPAVIEHLTALGVTAIELMPVHQFTQDGFLTDRGLSNYWGYNTIGFFAPHNAYAAAGSRGGQVREFKSMVKALHAAGIEVILDVVYNHTAEGNENGPTLSFRGIDNASYYRLVDDDPAHYFDTTGTGNSLLMRHPNVLQLIMDSLRYWVTEMHVDGFRFDLAATLARQFHEVDRLSSFFDLVQQDPVVSRVKLIAEPWDIGDGGYQVGNFPTLWSEWNGRYRDTVRGFWRGDDGTAGEFAERLLGSSDLYQHDRRRPRAGINFAVAHDGFTLRDLVSYHDKHNEANGEDNRDGESDNRSFNCGAEGPSDDPAVNRLRARQQRNLLTTLMLSQGVPMIAHGDEIGRTQQGNNNAYCQDSELSWMDWDLDPQRRELLDFTRRVVALRHEQPVLRRRRFLRGPDGQDGPPEQAEAVWLRTDGELMNDGDWERGDTHALALYLSGDGIRTGDGVRTDGGVRTGGDTEGADSLLLLVNGWSGEVAFQLPPAAFGESWTTLVDTADPALTDADETDFKAGTTVPLEGHSLRVLRRAHRSPAA